The Methanohalophilus portucalensis genome window below encodes:
- a CDS encoding ATP-grasp domain-containing protein has protein sequence MKKNIFVVGMDSFNLEKLEKVPAAEGCVFHSAIDIDEMRHVDKFDVEKLLSVAENRMRAVEGGPAGVITYFDFPAQDMVPILASRMGLPGPSFESVLKCEHKYWSRLEQQKVISKHIPAFYAFDPFDEDIFDSINMPFPFWIKPFRSFRSFLAFEIENRGQFEATLEEIRESIDFIHKPFMQLLQDQNLPEDITQMKESCIAETPLYGRQCTLEGYVYNGKVKVYGVVDSVRDQHFSSFSRYEYPSSLPKWVQKKMMKVCKRFIRSIGFDNSAFNVEFFYDPFHKQVYLLEINTRISQSHADLFEKVHGVSHHQIMLQLALGEKPKPLGNKGKFRYAAKFMLRTFDSGKVVAVPSDEEIASVMNKMPGTIVKVLVREGQQLAKMELQDSYSYELADIFIGADKRSELVDKYDRVIEMITFSIKKDF, from the coding sequence ATGAAGAAAAATATTTTTGTTGTAGGAATGGATTCCTTCAACCTAGAAAAACTTGAAAAAGTGCCGGCCGCCGAAGGATGTGTATTTCATTCAGCTATTGACATTGATGAGATGCGGCATGTGGATAAATTTGATGTGGAAAAACTGTTATCAGTTGCTGAAAACAGAATGAGGGCTGTTGAAGGTGGACCAGCCGGTGTAATTACATATTTTGATTTCCCTGCACAGGACATGGTTCCAATTCTGGCATCAAGAATGGGCTTACCGGGCCCCAGTTTTGAAAGTGTCCTTAAATGTGAACACAAGTACTGGAGCCGCCTAGAGCAGCAAAAAGTAATCTCAAAACACATACCCGCATTCTATGCCTTTGATCCTTTCGATGAAGATATATTTGATTCTATAAATATGCCTTTTCCTTTCTGGATAAAGCCTTTCAGGTCATTCCGTTCATTTCTTGCTTTCGAAATAGAAAACCGCGGACAATTCGAGGCAACACTGGAAGAAATACGTGAAAGTATTGATTTCATTCACAAACCGTTTATGCAACTTTTACAGGACCAGAATCTTCCTGAAGATATAACTCAAATGAAAGAGAGCTGTATCGCAGAAACACCTCTTTATGGAAGGCAATGTACTCTGGAAGGATATGTGTACAATGGAAAAGTAAAGGTGTATGGTGTTGTGGATTCTGTCAGAGACCAGCATTTTTCTTCATTCTCACGTTATGAATATCCTTCATCATTACCAAAATGGGTCCAGAAAAAAATGATGAAGGTTTGCAAACGTTTCATAAGATCCATTGGATTTGATAATTCAGCTTTCAATGTTGAATTTTTTTATGACCCCTTCCATAAACAGGTATATCTACTGGAAATAAACACAAGGATATCCCAGTCCCATGCTGACCTTTTTGAAAAGGTCCATGGTGTTTCACATCATCAAATCATGCTACAACTTGCCCTTGGCGAAAAACCAAAACCTCTGGGTAATAAGGGCAAATTCCGGTACGCAGCAAAATTCATGCTCAGGACATTTGATTCCGGTAAAGTGGTTGCAGTTCCGTCAGATGAGGAAATTGCGTCTGTTATGAATAAAATGCCGGGTACAATAGTCAAAGTACTGGTTAGAGAGGGACAACAACTAGCAAAAATGGAGTTGCAGGACAGTTATAGCTATGAACTTGCAGATATTTTCATAGGAGCAGATAAGCGGTCTGAACTTGTGGATAAATATGACAGGGTTATTGAAATGATAACTTTCAGTATAAAGAAGGATTTCTAA
- a CDS encoding CocE/NonD family hydrolase, with translation MYDSNTTFREIENEWIIMPDGCKLAAKIWLPEGAEEKPVPAVLEYIPYRKRDFKAIRDSKIHRYFAQNGYAAIRVDMRGSGDSDGVLEDEYLPQELDDGAEIIEWIASQPWCTGNVGMIGISWGGFNALQIAAKDTPHLKAIITVSSSDDRYADDVHYMGGCMLTDNLSWASTMFSYNSLPPDPAIVGDKWKEMWLDRLEGSGLWLKKWLQHQRRDEYWKHASVAENYEAISCPVFAVSGWADGYSNTVFRLMENLQVPRKALVGGWGHKYPNFGGKGVGIDFLREATRWWDRWLKKIDNGVDEEPMLRLWMQDSVSPLISSSPGKWIAENNWPSSKIENQEFCLSQGRIHLEEDEIKNEDMRIRSPLSVGLFAGKWYSYSESTDLPHDQSEEDGGALVFDTPELEEDIEILGSPEVELELQSDQPIAMIALRLNDVCREGTSTRVTYGLLNLAHRDGNENPAVLEVGNTYRISIKMNYVAQNFPAGNKIRLSLSTSYWPFAWPSPEPAALSIKSKGKLILPVRPKNKEDDKLSDIGKPVLSEPIHSTLLEPAKREWTVQHNLATNEVKQQIINNDAFLRLDDINLEIGKETTEVYSYLNNNYNTVRGEVESTRSLARGNWKIKTLTRTVLTSTPTHFQIRAILDAYEGDTRIFSKSWDDLIPRDMM, from the coding sequence GTGTACGACAGTAATACCACATTCAGAGAAATTGAAAATGAATGGATAATCATGCCTGATGGCTGCAAACTTGCAGCCAAAATATGGTTACCAGAAGGTGCAGAAGAAAAGCCCGTACCTGCTGTTCTTGAATATATTCCCTACAGGAAACGTGATTTCAAAGCGATTCGTGATTCCAAAATACATAGATATTTTGCCCAAAATGGTTACGCTGCTATAAGAGTGGACATGCGTGGCAGCGGGGATTCAGATGGGGTACTGGAAGATGAATACCTGCCTCAGGAACTCGATGATGGTGCCGAGATCATCGAATGGATCGCCTCGCAACCCTGGTGCACTGGTAATGTAGGAATGATAGGTATTTCCTGGGGTGGTTTCAATGCTCTTCAGATAGCAGCAAAGGATACACCCCATCTAAAAGCGATAATTACAGTTTCATCATCCGATGACCGTTATGCAGATGATGTCCATTACATGGGAGGTTGCATGTTAACGGACAACCTTTCATGGGCCTCAACAATGTTTTCCTATAACTCTCTTCCACCAGACCCTGCTATTGTAGGGGATAAATGGAAAGAGATGTGGCTGGACAGACTGGAAGGAAGCGGTCTGTGGCTTAAGAAATGGCTTCAGCACCAGAGAAGAGATGAATACTGGAAACATGCTTCAGTTGCAGAAAATTATGAAGCGATTTCCTGCCCTGTTTTTGCAGTAAGTGGGTGGGCGGACGGATATTCCAACACTGTATTCAGGCTCATGGAAAACCTGCAGGTCCCACGCAAGGCCCTTGTCGGAGGATGGGGTCATAAATATCCTAATTTCGGGGGAAAGGGGGTTGGAATTGACTTTTTAAGAGAAGCTACACGCTGGTGGGATAGATGGCTTAAAAAGATCGATAATGGAGTAGATGAAGAACCCATGTTACGCCTCTGGATGCAGGATAGTGTCTCCCCCCTGATTTCAAGTTCTCCTGGCAAGTGGATAGCAGAAAACAATTGGCCTTCTTCTAAGATTGAAAATCAAGAATTTTGCTTATCGCAAGGTAGGATACATCTTGAAGAAGATGAAATCAAAAATGAAGATATGAGGATCAGAAGTCCCTTAAGTGTCGGACTTTTTGCAGGTAAATGGTACTCCTACTCAGAGTCAACCGACCTTCCCCATGACCAGAGCGAAGAAGATGGAGGAGCCCTTGTTTTTGACACACCTGAATTAGAGGAAGATATTGAAATACTTGGGTCTCCGGAAGTAGAACTCGAATTACAATCAGACCAGCCTATAGCTATGATTGCCCTGCGCCTAAACGACGTATGCCGGGAAGGAACCTCCACAAGAGTTACTTATGGACTTCTTAACCTTGCACACAGGGATGGTAATGAAAACCCTGCTGTGCTTGAAGTTGGTAATACGTACAGGATTTCTATAAAAATGAATTACGTGGCACAAAATTTTCCCGCGGGCAATAAAATACGCCTGTCGCTTTCAACTTCGTACTGGCCGTTTGCGTGGCCAAGTCCTGAACCTGCAGCTTTGAGTATAAAGAGCAAGGGTAAACTCATACTACCTGTAAGACCAAAAAACAAAGAAGATGATAAATTATCAGATATAGGAAAACCGGTCTTATCAGAACCAATTCACTCCACACTTCTGGAGCCTGCAAAGAGAGAATGGACAGTTCAACATAATCTTGCAACAAATGAAGTGAAACAACAGATTATCAATAATGATGCCTTCTTACGGCTGGATGATATCAATCTGGAAATTGGAAAAGAAACAACTGAAGTTTATTCTTATTTGAATAACAATTACAATACAGTAAGAGGAGAAGTGGAAAGTACAAGAAGTCTGGCGCGTGGAAATTGGAAGATTAAAACCCTGACAAGAACAGTACTTACATCCACACCGACTCATTTTCAAATTCGGGCAATCCTTGATGCATATGAGGGTGATACTCGAATTTTTAGCAAAAGTTGGGATGATTTGATCCCACGTGATATGATGTGA
- the ppsA gene encoding phosphoenolpyruvate synthase, translating into MSNNKYIRWFEEITIDDVSLVGGKNASLGEMYRELTDKDIRIPNGFAITAEAYWHVLNSAGVLEDLRRILDELDTKNLSNLADIGKRARHKILDAPIPEDLWDEIKTAYDKLCEQYGADTDVAVRSSATAEDLPNASFAGQQETYLNIHGYHSLNDACSRCFASLFTDRAISYRINNKFDHFDVGLSIGIMKMVRSDLASSGVMFTIDTETGFEDVVFITGSYGLGENIVQGLVNPDEFYVFKPTLEEGYKPIIRKKVGSKEIKMIYGRGDSRVLTRNVDVPESDRKGFCINNEEVLQLARYAVTIEKHYSAKSNKAMPMDIEWAKDGDTGKLFIVQARPETVQSQKRKDVLETYYMDEKGKVLVTGRSVGSRISSGRVQVIKDVSGLSSFKRGEILVADTTTPDWEPVMKNAAAIITNKGGRTCHAAIVSRELDIPAVVGADDSTEILETGSQVTVSCAEGDTGRVYEGQLAFHKETTELEDVSKTQTEIMMNLGNPEEAFALSRVPNDGIGLARLEFIINSYIGIHPMALVHTEKIKDHDAVNQIEKLTQGYSDKGDYFVERLAEGVATITAAFYPKPVVVRMSDFKSNEYATLLGGEAFELKENNPMLGFRGASRYYDERYREGFALECRAMKKVRDGMGLTNLILMIPFCRRVEEARKVIEEMDKHGLKKGENDLQVYMMCEIPSNALLIDEFSKYFDGFSIGSNDLTQLTLGVDRDSEILASTFDERDEAVKEIVSMAIKGAKRNNKHSGICGQAPSDFPEFAEFLVQEGIDSISLNPDSILKIYLKVMETEKSIGK; encoded by the coding sequence ATGAGCAATAACAAATACATACGATGGTTTGAAGAGATTACGATTGATGATGTGTCCCTGGTGGGAGGGAAAAATGCATCGCTGGGTGAAATGTACAGGGAACTTACGGATAAGGATATTCGAATTCCTAACGGTTTTGCTATCACTGCTGAGGCCTACTGGCATGTGCTGAATTCAGCAGGTGTGCTGGAAGACCTACGAAGGATTCTGGATGAATTGGACACGAAGAATCTCAGTAACCTTGCTGATATAGGCAAAAGGGCACGGCACAAAATCCTGGATGCACCAATTCCTGAAGATCTATGGGATGAAATTAAAACTGCATACGATAAACTGTGTGAACAGTATGGTGCAGATACCGATGTTGCAGTACGCAGTTCAGCCACTGCTGAAGACCTGCCAAATGCATCTTTTGCAGGCCAGCAGGAAACTTATCTCAATATCCATGGCTATCACTCCCTGAATGATGCATGCAGCCGCTGTTTTGCCTCTTTGTTCACCGACCGGGCCATTTCCTACAGGATAAATAACAAATTCGACCATTTTGATGTGGGTCTGTCGATTGGAATCATGAAAATGGTGCGTTCTGACCTTGCATCAAGCGGAGTGATGTTCACCATCGATACAGAAACTGGCTTTGAGGATGTAGTCTTTATCACCGGATCATATGGGTTAGGTGAAAATATCGTACAGGGATTGGTAAATCCGGATGAGTTCTACGTATTCAAGCCGACCCTTGAAGAAGGCTATAAACCCATTATCCGAAAAAAAGTCGGCAGCAAAGAGATTAAGATGATCTATGGCCGGGGCGATTCCAGAGTACTTACGCGTAATGTGGATGTCCCTGAAAGTGACAGGAAAGGCTTCTGTATCAACAATGAGGAGGTACTGCAGCTTGCCAGGTATGCTGTCACGATTGAAAAACACTATTCTGCGAAATCGAACAAGGCAATGCCTATGGATATAGAATGGGCAAAGGATGGTGATACAGGAAAATTATTCATCGTTCAGGCAAGACCGGAAACAGTACAATCCCAGAAAAGGAAGGATGTGCTTGAAACCTATTACATGGATGAAAAAGGCAAGGTGCTTGTCACAGGCAGAAGTGTTGGGTCCAGGATATCCTCGGGCAGGGTGCAGGTTATCAAAGATGTCTCTGGTTTATCTTCCTTCAAACGCGGGGAAATTCTGGTGGCAGATACGACCACTCCGGATTGGGAACCTGTGATGAAAAATGCGGCAGCTATTATTACCAACAAAGGGGGCAGGACCTGTCATGCAGCTATTGTCAGTCGTGAACTTGATATTCCCGCGGTTGTAGGGGCGGATGACAGCACAGAAATCCTTGAAACGGGTAGTCAAGTTACGGTAAGCTGTGCTGAAGGGGACACAGGCAGGGTCTATGAAGGCCAACTTGCATTCCATAAGGAAACCACAGAGTTGGAAGATGTCAGCAAGACCCAAACAGAAATAATGATGAATCTGGGAAACCCTGAAGAGGCTTTTGCACTGTCCCGGGTACCCAATGATGGAATCGGGTTGGCCCGACTTGAGTTTATCATAAACAGTTATATAGGAATTCATCCGATGGCGCTAGTTCATACGGAAAAAATCAAAGATCACGATGCAGTCAATCAGATTGAAAAATTGACACAGGGTTATTCTGATAAAGGGGATTACTTTGTGGAAAGGCTTGCTGAAGGTGTCGCGACAATCACAGCTGCATTCTACCCAAAGCCAGTAGTTGTACGTATGAGCGATTTCAAATCCAATGAATATGCAACCCTGCTTGGTGGAGAAGCTTTTGAGTTAAAAGAAAATAATCCCATGCTTGGTTTCCGGGGAGCTTCGCGTTATTATGATGAAAGGTACAGGGAAGGATTTGCCCTTGAATGCAGGGCGATGAAAAAGGTTAGGGATGGAATGGGGCTTACCAACCTTATTCTGATGATTCCTTTCTGCAGACGTGTGGAGGAAGCCCGCAAAGTTATCGAAGAAATGGATAAACACGGCCTTAAAAAGGGTGAAAATGACCTTCAGGTATATATGATGTGTGAAATTCCAAGTAATGCACTCCTGATCGATGAATTCAGCAAATACTTCGATGGTTTTTCGATCGGGTCCAATGATCTGACACAACTAACATTGGGAGTAGATCGGGATTCAGAGATCCTGGCTTCAACCTTTGATGAGAGGGATGAGGCTGTAAAAGAGATTGTATCCATGGCAATAAAAGGTGCAAAACGAAACAATAAGCACAGCGGGATCTGCGGTCAGGCTCCAAGTGATTTCCCGGAATTTGCTGAATTCCTTGTCCAGGAGGGTATTGATTCAATTTCCTTGAATCCGGATTCGATACTCAAAATATATCTCAAGGTGATGGAAACCGAGAAAAGTATTGGGAAGTGA
- a CDS encoding sensor histidine kinase — translation MDTILQEIVDFIPSAWQYPYISCSRIALKENTFTSPHFQESRWKQAAPLIVQNENAGCLEVFYLEEKPHAYEGPFLREERNLIDALAERIGDAIELMRVEKELSNYRKNLEEIVEKRTSELTLANQQLQKEIAERESAERSLREFEDMRIKEIHHRIKNNLQVVSGLLYLESTNYNPNKVVEAFKQSENRVRSIALIHEKLYQSCDCKTLDFLDYVNELMEYLIHSYDLDTNKVIVKVNVDKVHLEMDRAVPLGIIINELVSNALQHAFNEGQDGGIEIHFAKKNNDYSLIVHDSGDFPKEIDFKNSESLGLQLVTNLVAQIDGTIDLNTSEGTTFTIHF, via the coding sequence TTGGATACAATTTTACAGGAAATAGTGGACTTCATTCCTTCTGCATGGCAATACCCGTACATATCTTGCTCAAGGATTGCCTTGAAAGAAAATACATTTACAAGTCCGCATTTTCAGGAGAGCCGGTGGAAACAGGCCGCCCCACTAATCGTTCAAAACGAAAATGCAGGTTGTCTCGAGGTTTTTTATCTTGAAGAAAAACCACATGCATATGAGGGTCCTTTCCTCAGGGAAGAACGCAATCTTATTGATGCCCTGGCGGAAAGGATAGGAGACGCTATCGAACTGATGCGTGTAGAAAAAGAACTCAGCAATTACCGCAAGAACCTGGAAGAAATCGTAGAAAAACGTACTTCTGAACTAACCCTTGCCAACCAGCAACTACAGAAGGAAATTGCTGAACGGGAAAGTGCCGAAAGGTCCCTCCGTGAATTTGAAGATATGAGGATAAAAGAGATTCACCACAGAATAAAGAACAATCTGCAGGTAGTCTCCGGACTGCTGTATCTTGAATCGACAAATTATAATCCCAATAAAGTAGTCGAAGCTTTCAAACAAAGTGAAAACAGGGTGCGTTCTATAGCCCTTATACATGAAAAGTTATACCAGTCCTGCGACTGCAAAACCCTCGACTTTTTGGATTATGTTAATGAGCTTATGGAATATCTTATACATTCCTATGATCTTGATACTAACAAAGTAATTGTAAAAGTCAATGTGGATAAAGTCCATCTTGAGATGGACAGGGCCGTACCCCTTGGAATCATAATCAATGAGCTGGTTTCCAATGCCCTGCAACATGCTTTTAATGAAGGACAGGATGGTGGAATCGAAATTCATTTCGCCAAGAAAAATAATGATTATAGCCTAATTGTGCATGACAGTGGTGATTTTCCCAAAGAAATAGATTTCAAAAATTCAGAATCCCTTGGTCTTCAACTTGTAACAAATCTTGTTGCCCAGATAGATGGCACAATAGACCTGAACACATCTGAAGGTACTACTTTTACGATACACTTCTGA
- a CDS encoding DUF2551 domain-containing protein, whose protein sequence is MKAIRSKIKNRLKKFVELDVSGLRTHILSILLNVKQFTVDDLHEKINKQFDASRSVVASMVGYIHSKLGILRSHKESYKTPTTYSLKEEYVDLIQNAITAREKPST, encoded by the coding sequence ATGAAAGCTATTAGATCTAAAATAAAAAACCGTCTCAAAAAGTTCGTAGAACTTGACGTGAGCGGACTGCGTACCCATATACTATCTATTCTTCTCAACGTAAAACAGTTTACGGTTGATGATCTTCACGAAAAGATCAACAAGCAGTTCGACGCATCCAGAAGTGTAGTGGCCTCTATGGTTGGTTATATACATTCAAAGTTGGGTATTCTGAGATCCCATAAGGAGTCATACAAGACACCTACAACATACTCACTAAAAGAAGAGTATGTAGACTTGATACAGAATGCCATTACCGCGCGAGAAAAACCATCTACATGA
- a CDS encoding amino acid ABC transporter ATP-binding protein: MYLIHVTDLHKSFGNNEVLRGISAEIEQSEVVCVIGPSGSGKSTFLRCLNLLEVPTSGEVWIDGELITASSTDINSIREEVGMVFQHFNLFPHMTVLKNVSLSPIIVRGMNEEKANTRAMELLTKVGLKDKANAYPASLSGGQKQRVAIARALAMHPKVMLFDEPTSALDPEMVGEVLAVIRDLAKEGMTMVVVTHEMGFAREVADRVFFMDDGLIVEEGSPEDLFTNTRHERTKSFLSKVL, from the coding sequence GTGTATCTGATTCACGTAACTGATCTCCATAAAAGTTTTGGGAACAATGAGGTTCTCAGAGGAATCTCTGCTGAAATAGAACAATCAGAAGTCGTTTGTGTAATAGGACCATCTGGTTCAGGCAAAAGTACTTTTTTGCGCTGCCTCAATCTACTTGAAGTGCCTACTTCAGGGGAAGTATGGATAGATGGAGAATTAATTACTGCCTCCTCAACTGACATAAATAGCATTCGTGAGGAAGTAGGAATGGTATTCCAGCACTTTAACCTCTTTCCCCATATGACGGTGCTGAAGAATGTCTCACTTTCTCCCATTATTGTGAGGGGTATGAATGAAGAGAAAGCAAATACCCGTGCGATGGAACTCCTCACGAAAGTTGGATTAAAGGACAAAGCAAATGCTTATCCAGCCTCCCTTTCAGGCGGCCAGAAACAGAGAGTGGCAATTGCAAGGGCCCTTGCAATGCATCCGAAAGTGATGTTATTTGATGAACCCACTTCTGCATTGGACCCTGAAATGGTGGGGGAAGTACTGGCTGTCATCCGGGACCTTGCAAAAGAAGGTATGACCATGGTTGTCGTCACGCATGAAATGGGTTTTGCAAGAGAAGTAGCTGATAGGGTCTTCTTCATGGACGATGGCTTGATAGTGGAAGAAGGTAGTCCTGAGGACCTTTTCACAAATACTCGCCATGAAAGGACAAAATCTTTCCTCAGTAAGGTTTTGTAA
- a CDS encoding amino acid ABC transporter permease — MSILESYVGHIVAVMPSLLQGALITIEVTSLSVFFGTIIGIFVALGKMSSRKALRWPSMTYIDVIRGTPLLVQILLFYYGIPGLISSMTGQPLRIDPILAGVFVCSINSGAYVAEIVRAGIQSVDRGQMEAARSLGMTHSQSMKKIILPQAFKNILPPMGNEFIVLLKDSSLLAIIGVPELLQSGRLYIATTFASFPVYIGVALVYLVLTLSISKLIDYLERRLGVSDSRN; from the coding sequence GTGAGCATTCTTGAATCCTATGTAGGCCACATTGTTGCTGTAATGCCAAGTTTGTTACAGGGCGCTCTTATCACCATCGAAGTTACCTCACTTTCAGTCTTTTTTGGGACAATTATTGGCATATTTGTGGCTCTGGGGAAGATGTCTTCCCGAAAAGCATTGCGATGGCCATCGATGACATATATTGATGTTATCCGGGGAACCCCCTTGCTTGTCCAGATCCTGCTGTTCTATTACGGAATACCTGGATTGATAAGTAGCATGACAGGCCAGCCACTGCGTATAGACCCAATTCTGGCAGGCGTATTTGTCTGTAGTATAAACAGTGGTGCCTATGTTGCAGAGATTGTGCGTGCAGGAATCCAATCGGTGGACAGGGGACAAATGGAAGCAGCCCGGTCTCTTGGTATGACTCACAGTCAATCAATGAAAAAGATCATACTGCCCCAGGCATTTAAAAATATCCTCCCTCCGATGGGAAATGAATTCATTGTTCTTCTGAAGGATTCCTCACTTCTGGCAATCATTGGTGTACCGGAACTTCTGCAGAGTGGCCGTTTGTATATAGCAACAACTTTTGCATCATTCCCAGTTTATATTGGAGTGGCTCTTGTATATCTAGTGCTTACCCTATCCATATCCAAACTGATCGATTATCTTGAAAGGAGGCTTGGTGTATCTGATTCACGTAACTGA
- a CDS encoding basic amino acid ABC transporter substrate-binding protein translates to MLMIAVVVFSILAVSGCSDNQEETSVEEMPTYVVGTEPTFPPFEMTDDSGEIVGFDIDLIKAIGEDQGFNVEVQHVGFDALIPALSSGNIDIIASGMTITDEREKEVDFSEPYINAGLAVAVASDNDDISSMDDLQGKTAAVQLGSTGAAKANELKDAGVLSEVKEFGAVNVVMMELINGGVDVVINDLPVTESYMIQQDGQIKIINDQLTSESYGFAVRSGNEELLTMINNGLQNVEEDGTYDEIQAEYFS, encoded by the coding sequence ATGCTAATGATAGCTGTGGTTGTCTTTTCTATTCTGGCAGTTTCAGGATGTAGTGATAACCAGGAAGAAACGTCTGTAGAAGAAATGCCTACTTATGTCGTAGGTACCGAACCCACTTTTCCTCCATTTGAAATGACTGACGACTCTGGCGAAATTGTTGGTTTTGATATTGACCTCATAAAGGCAATTGGTGAAGACCAGGGTTTCAATGTGGAAGTTCAGCATGTCGGATTTGACGCCTTAATTCCTGCTCTTTCAAGTGGTAACATCGACATAATAGCTTCGGGTATGACAATTACCGATGAGAGGGAAAAGGAAGTAGATTTCAGTGAGCCTTACATCAATGCAGGATTGGCTGTAGCCGTTGCATCAGACAATGATGATATTTCCAGTATGGATGACCTTCAGGGCAAAACCGCGGCAGTACAGCTTGGATCCACAGGCGCAGCCAAGGCCAATGAACTCAAAGATGCAGGCGTCCTGAGTGAAGTAAAGGAATTTGGCGCCGTTAATGTTGTCATGATGGAACTCATCAATGGTGGCGTAGATGTTGTTATCAACGATCTGCCCGTGACAGAGTCCTATATGATCCAGCAGGATGGGCAGATCAAGATAATCAATGATCAGCTAACCAGTGAGTCATATGGTTTCGCAGTAAGAAGTGGCAATGAGGAACTTCTTACCATGATAAATAACGGATTGCAAAATGTCGAAGAAGACGGCACCTATGACGAAATCCAGGCAGAGTATTTCAGCTGA
- the msrA gene encoding peptide-methionine (S)-S-oxide reductase MsrA: MSLKSMEKATFAAGCFWGIEAAFREVEGVISTRVGYTGGSTPNPSYKEVCTGRTGHAEAVEITYDPQIVSYEQMLEIFWNIHDPTTSNRQGPDIGTQYRSAIFYHDKKQKETALSCLHKLQESGKYKTIVTEIEPVSEFYPAEDYHQQYFEKMGICSSGKCGWK; encoded by the coding sequence ATGAGTTTGAAATCTATGGAAAAAGCGACATTTGCTGCCGGATGCTTTTGGGGAATAGAGGCAGCATTCAGGGAAGTTGAAGGCGTTATTAGCACAAGGGTTGGTTACACGGGAGGGAGTACACCCAATCCCTCATATAAGGAAGTTTGTACCGGGCGTACAGGCCACGCTGAAGCTGTTGAGATTACTTACGATCCACAAATTGTAAGTTATGAACAAATGCTGGAAATTTTCTGGAATATTCATGATCCTACAACATCTAATCGGCAGGGGCCGGATATTGGAACACAATATCGCTCTGCTATATTCTATCATGACAAAAAACAAAAGGAAACCGCTTTGAGTTGCCTTCATAAGTTACAGGAATCAGGCAAATACAAGACTATAGTTACAGAAATCGAGCCTGTTTCTGAATTTTATCCTGCAGAAGATTATCATCAGCAATATTTCGAAAAAATGGGAATATGTAGTTCTGGGAAATGCGGCTGGAAATAA
- a CDS encoding DUF2115 domain-containing protein, with protein sequence MICDHLDNEQELISNLKKKANRFTPSDFMKIRSLMLQSTENLPPKYRQIYGEELFRHLYETIEEIKRYNATTQLSTFDREDCLELIQRIDLMQEEDNEKNRLFADLAKLTSIYLIFVAGKPLHPLNMEFPGGRKIAKKDNEYYCPAKNKQKDVEIALCKFCICKDMDEMGE encoded by the coding sequence ATGATCTGCGACCATTTAGACAATGAACAAGAATTAATTTCCAATCTAAAGAAGAAGGCAAACCGGTTTACTCCTTCAGATTTTATGAAAATAAGGTCTCTTATGTTGCAAAGTACTGAAAACCTCCCTCCAAAATACAGGCAGATATATGGAGAGGAGTTATTCAGGCATCTTTATGAAACCATAGAGGAGATAAAAAGATACAATGCAACCACTCAACTCTCAACTTTTGATAGGGAAGATTGCCTGGAACTAATTCAGCGTATAGATTTAATGCAGGAAGAAGATAATGAAAAAAACAGGTTGTTCGCAGATCTGGCCAAATTAACTTCAATATATCTCATATTTGTTGCGGGTAAACCCCTCCACCCTTTAAACATGGAATTCCCCGGAGGTCGCAAAATCGCAAAAAAAGATAATGAGTATTATTGTCCCGCGAAAAACAAACAAAAAGATGTGGAAATTGCATTATGCAAATTTTGCATATGCAAAGATATGGATGAAATGGGAGAGTGA
- a CDS encoding ACT domain-containing protein — protein MTSTRFVITVIGIDKVGIVAHITNILAQFEVNIVDISQTIMEDLFTMIMLTESKEKGFDLNAFQNAINAAGDELGVEIQVQKDDVFRFMHRI, from the coding sequence ATGACATCCACACGTTTTGTTATCACTGTAATTGGAATAGACAAAGTCGGGATAGTAGCACATATAACAAATATACTGGCCCAATTCGAGGTGAACATTGTGGATATAAGCCAGACTATTATGGAAGATCTGTTCACCATGATAATGCTAACAGAGTCAAAAGAAAAGGGATTTGACCTTAATGCGTTCCAGAATGCAATAAATGCTGCTGGAGATGAACTTGGTGTTGAGATCCAGGTACAGAAAGACGATGTATTCCGTTTCATGCACCGTATCTGA